One genomic region from Thermoleptolyngbya sichuanensis A183 encodes:
- a CDS encoding DUF1269 domain-containing protein, giving the protein MSELIVVVFDQKLAADHALLDLLGREQSHLADFEDAVVVTKNAQGKIRVKAYHDLLEPVGELSNDLWGGILSAVVFHRSLTIAQEIFNPDFLIQVEEALQPNSSALLVLVHAEAAERVVEELFAFSPIVIRTPLPDAKREALKQAVS; this is encoded by the coding sequence ATGAGCGAATTAATTGTCGTGGTGTTTGACCAAAAGCTGGCAGCCGACCATGCGCTGCTGGATCTGCTGGGGCGCGAGCAGTCCCATCTGGCAGATTTTGAAGATGCGGTGGTCGTAACCAAAAATGCACAGGGAAAAATCCGGGTCAAAGCCTACCACGACCTGCTGGAGCCTGTGGGCGAACTGAGCAACGACCTGTGGGGCGGCATCCTGAGCGCAGTGGTGTTTCATCGCTCGCTGACGATCGCCCAGGAAATCTTTAACCCCGATTTCCTCATCCAGGTTGAAGAGGCACTCCAACCCAATTCGTCTGCGCTGCTGGTACTGGTTCACGCCGAAGCCGCAGAGCGTGTCGTCGAAGAACTGTTTGCGTTCAGCCCCATCGTTATCAGAACGCCGCTGCCGGATGCCAAACGCGAAGCCCTCAAGCAGGCAGTGTCCTAA